From the genome of Pseudomonas sp. AB6, one region includes:
- a CDS encoding LysR family transcriptional regulator, which translates to MDRYTELHSYVLVAAKGSFAAAALVEGVTPVIMGRRLTALEDRLGIKLIHRSTRGLTLTDLGESYLENAKALLRTFEELDASVSENQSAVRGHLMVSAPAGFGRRHVAPHAPEFQARFPELNLSFDLTDNVIDLVREGYDLSIRIGEVLDPNYVAIKLFSNQRVVCGAPQYFHRHGYPLTLEDLAKHNCLTFNLQGGQHRGWTFQRDGRQVAVKVAGNLYCNDGELLFDWAKRGLGVSWRSVWEIQSALESAELVTVLDKFALPSYDIQGVYPQQHYLPAKVRFFIAFLKEVYNRPNYWVQS; encoded by the coding sequence ATGGACCGCTACACCGAATTGCACAGCTACGTGCTGGTCGCCGCCAAGGGCAGCTTCGCGGCCGCGGCGCTGGTTGAAGGGGTGACGCCGGTCATTATGGGCCGTCGTCTGACTGCACTTGAAGACCGATTGGGCATCAAGCTGATTCATCGTTCCACCCGGGGCCTGACCTTGACCGACTTGGGCGAGTCCTACCTGGAGAACGCCAAGGCGTTGTTGCGAACCTTCGAGGAACTCGACGCAAGCGTCAGCGAGAACCAAAGCGCGGTGCGTGGCCACTTGATGGTCTCGGCGCCCGCCGGTTTTGGTCGACGCCACGTAGCGCCCCATGCGCCGGAGTTTCAGGCGCGGTTCCCAGAGCTTAATTTGTCGTTTGATCTGACCGACAACGTGATCGATCTGGTCCGCGAGGGTTACGACCTGTCGATTCGCATTGGCGAAGTGCTGGACCCCAATTACGTGGCGATTAAATTGTTTTCCAATCAACGGGTGGTGTGCGGTGCGCCGCAGTACTTCCATCGCCACGGCTACCCGCTCACCTTGGAAGACCTGGCGAAGCACAACTGTCTGACGTTCAACCTTCAGGGCGGCCAACACCGAGGCTGGACCTTTCAGCGCGACGGGCGCCAAGTCGCGGTGAAGGTTGCTGGCAATCTGTACTGCAACGACGGTGAGCTGTTGTTTGACTGGGCCAAGCGCGGTCTTGGCGTCAGTTGGCGTTCGGTCTGGGAAATTCAAAGTGCGCTGGAAAGCGCCGAGTTGGTGACGGTTCTGGATAAATTCGCGTTGCCCAGCTACGACATTCAAGGGGTTTATCCGCAACAGCATTATCTGCCCGCCAAAGTTCGGTTTTTCATCGCCTTTTTGAAGGAGGTCTACAACCGCCCCAATTACTGGGTCCAATCCTGA